One Ilumatobacter fluminis genomic window, GACGACGATGTTCTCCCGGTATCTGCGGATGTCGGGGTTGTAGCTGCCACCGCACGTGATCAGCACCAGTGATTCGGGACCGGTGTTGCGCCAGATGCGGTTGCGGGGCAGGTCGTCCTTGCCGTAGATGGTGCGTTCGACGACCTCGTAGACGCGGGTCGTGCCGTCGTCGAGCACGACGTCGATCCGCTCGCCCGGCTCCATCTCGCCGAGTCGGTAGAAGGGGCCGAGATTCCGGTTCCACGTGACGTGCGCAGCGAGAACGGTGGCGCCGGGGGCGCCGGGCGTGGCGCCGTACTGGTACCACCCGATCTCGGTCTCGTCGGGCACCTCGAGCTCACCGTTGTCCTCGAGCCCGACCGCTCGCACCGGACGCAACACGTCGATCGTGGGGATGACGAGTGCGGTGGGGCGGGCGCGTGGCTCGATGACCGGGGGGATCGCCGATCCGGCCGGGCCGAGGAATTCGGCGAGCGGCGAGAGCGGCACGGTGGTGGTGGGTGCGGTGGACATCGCGGTGTCGGAGTCGGAGTTGTCGGTTTCGTCGTCGTCGGTGTCAGGGGTGCCGGAGTCGGCGGTATCGGGGTTGTCGTCGTTGCCGGTGTCGGTATCGGTGTTGTTCTCGACCGGTGCGGCGTTGCCTCGGGGGGCGATGGTGGACGGGGGAACGGTGGCGACGACGGTCTCGACCTCGAGGGTGACCTGGTCGGGATCGGGGGTGTCCCGGGCCTGCCAGGCAACCCATGCGGCGCCGAGGGCGCACAGCACGGCGAGACCGAGCAACGCCCGACCCACACCACGGGTGCGGGTGGGTCGGGCGTCGGTGCTCATCGTCGGATGGTGTTCGTCGGGTTGCTCAGCGCTCGTTGCGAACGTCGGCGGTGCGGTGACGCACCACGAACGAACCGGCGACGAAGACCATGGCGGCCGCGGCCAGCGCGTACGCCCACATCATGCCGGAGTCGGCGAGCGGCGAACCGGTGTTCACCGCAGTGGGGGCGGGCGTGCCGTCGCTGTCGTCGCTGCCTTCTGCAGCGGCGTCGTCGCCGTCACTGTCGTCGTCACCGTCCTCGGCTGCCGGGGCGTCGGTCGTGCCGCCGTCCTCGGCGGCCTCGGTGCCGACCTCGTACTCCTGCGTGTAGAAGGTGAACGTCTCGTCCTCGAGCGAGCCGACGGCGTACACGATCAGGTTGGTCCCGGCGGTCAGGTTGACGGTCGGCACGTCGACGATCGGGTCGCCGCCGGCCGGAGCCAACTGGGCGCCGGCGATCTCGCCGGCGGGGAGGTCGAGATCGGCGCTCGCACCGTTCTCGGCGCCCTCGATCGGGCGGGCGTCGCCGACGACGAGGTCGACGGCCGGAGCCGCAGCGGTGTGGCGGACGGTCAGGCGGCCTTCACCGTCGGCGGTCGGCGCGGCGTTGTTCTCGAACGGGCTCACCGTCGGGGCGCCATCGGCGTCGAGGTGGGCGACGACGGTCCAGCTGCCCGATGCGGGCACGGCGAACTCCTCG contains:
- a CDS encoding DUF4397 domain-containing protein; the encoded protein is MKRLLAGLAVLAAAAAPAAVSNAQDAADVTLLHGIPGATVDVAVDGEVVIPGFEPGDTQDLSAFAGQTLANLEVRAAGTEDVVIGPVEEFAVPASGSWTVVAHLDADGAPTVSPFENNAAPTADGEGRLTVRHTAAAPAVDLVVGDARPIEGAENGASADLDLPAGEIAGAQLAPAGGDPIVDVPTVNLTAGTNLIVYAVGSLEDETFTFYTQEYEVGTEAAEDGGTTDAPAAEDGDDDSDGDDAAAEGSDDSDGTPAPTAVNTGSPLADSGMMWAYALAAAAMVFVAGSFVVRHRTADVRNER
- a CDS encoding class F sortase, producing MSTDARPTRTRGVGRALLGLAVLCALGAAWVAWQARDTPDPDQVTLEVETVVATVPPSTIAPRGNAAPVENNTDTDTGNDDNPDTADSGTPDTDDDETDNSDSDTAMSTAPTTTVPLSPLAEFLGPAGSAIPPVIEPRARPTALVIPTIDVLRPVRAVGLEDNGELEVPDETEIGWYQYGATPGAPGATVLAAHVTWNRNLGPFYRLGEMEPGERIDVVLDDGTTRVYEVVERTIYGKDDLPRNRIWRNTGPESLVLITCGGSYNPDIRRYRENIVVYAVPVDEIQAGAT